From the genome of Caloranaerobacter sp. TR13:
GAAAGCCAGATAAAAAGCTAAATTAATTAAAAACATGTCTATTGTAATTAAATATATGGTTCTTAATTTTTTTTGCATAGCTAAGACCCCTTTATAATTTGGTTTTTTAAAAAACCTAATCTTTAAACTCTTTAGCCACTTTATTTATGAATAAGGACTTTTTCTTACAAACCCTAGCACTTCATACATTCCATAATTGACATATTCCATTACTATATGATTAAATTGTTTCTTTATATTTAAGTATTTGCTACACTTTTTTCAATTTCTTTTTTAGCGTACTCACCATTGTATCAACTTCTTCTATCTTCATAAAATAAATGATAATAAAATGTATTACTGCTCCAATACCTATTGAAATGATTAAAGATAAATTAGCATTTATACTATTAAGTAAAATATTATAAGAAACTTTAGCTATTACCCCCATAACTAATGAAGCACATAGGATTTTTATGAAAGAAATAATTATGCTCTTCATGCCAAATGAACCTATTTTCTTTCTTAGGCTTATAAATAGTAATACTGTACAAAATATAGCTGATATACTAGTAGCAAATGCTAGACCACCTATGCCTAAAAATTTGGATAAAATAATATTTAAAATAATGTTCATAACCATAGCTATAGCTGCATTAATCATAGGTGTTTTAGTATCTTGCATAGCATAAAAAGCCCTTGATAAAACTTCCCTTAAACCAAAACTAACCATGCCTATGGAATAAAAGAATAAAGCATAGGAAGTCATAGATATAGCATTTGCATCGAAAGCCCCTCTTCCAAATAGTAATCTAACTATAGGCTCTGCAAATATCATCGCTCCTACTGTAGCTGGTAGGACTAATAAGTTAATAGAACTTATAGCTTCTGATAGAGTTTTTTTAAGTCCAATCATATTGTTTTCTACTGCCATTTTTGAAATCATAGGGTACATTACAGTTGCGATAGATATAACAAATATACCTTGAACAAATCCATTAAGTCTATTGGCATAATTAAGGGCTGAAATTCCTCCTATAGCTATTTGGGAAGCCAAGGTTCTATCTACTAAAATATTTATCTGATTTACTGATACTCCAATTATTACAGGAAGAGCTATATACGCCATATCTTTTATATGTTCATCTTTAATATTTAAGATAAATTCGTATTTATATCCTTTTTTATATGCAGATGGTAATACTAAAATTAATTGAGACGCAATAGCTATTACACTACCTATTGATAATACTAAAATATTTGTTTTAGAACTAATAAATATTGATAATATTATAATAAAATTGAGAGGGAAACCTACCAATGCTGGTATGGTGTAATTCCCTTTTATTTGAAGAAACCCTTTAAAAATATATACAACCCCTGTGAAATATATGCCTAGCAAACTTATTTTCGTAAATTTAACTGCTAGAACTAAAGTATCTCCTTCAAATCCCGAAGCAAATAATTTCACTATTTGATTTGTAAATAAAAATCCTAAAATAACTATGAAAGTACACATAACAATTAATACATTTACCAAATTGTTAGTGTATATGTTAGCTTCTACTATTCCACTACTATTTTCTATTTTGCTGTACATGGGAATATAACCTGTAGCTATACCTGTCCCTATAAAGGAAAATATAACCATAGGTATGGTTATAGATATTAAATAGGCATCACTAATATTAGATGCACCATAAAAATATGATAACGTAATATCCCTAGCAAATCCAAATATTTTTGAAAATATAGTTAATATCATTAAAATTATTGCTGTTTTCTTCATTTAGTTTACCTCTTTAATATCTTGCTTTATTATCATTTGCGTCCATTATTATTCAAGCTTTTTATTCTATCATTCTCATGATTTGTATATAGATATAGTAACAATAGTAATAATAATAATCCACCTGTTAGCAATGTAGTTAATAAAGCGGAATCGTTTAATGCTAATATAGAAAAGAGAGACAACCCAATCACTAATTCTTTCTTAATATTCTTACTAAAAGAATTTATTAAAATTAGAATCATTGAAAATAGTATAGAAAAAACAAACATACCTAATATACCCATATTTGCATAAGCATCTGCTAAATATCCTGTGTTAGCATTGTTTTCAATATTACCAAAATACATATATCCTATCATGTTAGCCGTTTTAATTGCATAAGGTGAACTTGTCCCAATTATTTTTCCTATAACGCCCTCAGAAAAATGCAATAATTCATTTTTTGAAAAAAAATCAAAGTAGAAAAACTTTAATTGAGAAGGTACAAATAATAATCTCCTAATTATTAATGATGGAAACATTATATGGCCAAATAATTTATATGTCATAAATGCAAGTAATACTCCTATTGGTGCTAACAAAGATATCTTACTTAAAAAATAATCTCTCTCTAAAATTTTGATAACTATTATTATAGCTAATGGTATAAACAAAAATGCTTTAAGAGCAGTTATCAAGTAAATTAATAATTGCAAAACAACTGAAATAGCTAATAGCTTTTTATTTTTGTTGATATAAGAAATAGTTATTAAAAAGGGATTTATAATTTTAGCTTGCCATGAAACTAAGTATTCCATTAAAAATGGATATTTAACTATTGATCTTACTTCATAAACTCTACTTAAATTTAAGGCTTTTAGTGTAGGAATCCCATTTGCCTTAATCATAGAAATATATACAAACACAGAAATTATAGCAATAACCCAGTATAATATAATATATGAGTTTTTGATTTTTCTTAGTTTTATACTTGGAATGATTCTTAATATTTGACACTCTAAAATAAAGCAAATACAACTTAGTGTTAAAAATATATTAGATTCATTAGCAAAAGAATATGTTGTAAACATTGGCATAATCATAATAATAAAGTGTAATTGTAAAAAAATAGATGAGGGCTTTGTATTATCTTTTGGCAAAACTGTAAAAATTGATACAAA
Proteins encoded in this window:
- the murJ gene encoding murein biosynthesis integral membrane protein MurJ — its product is MKKTAIILMILTIFSKIFGFARDITLSYFYGASNISDAYLISITIPMVIFSFIGTGIATGYIPMYSKIENSSGIVEANIYTNNLVNVLIVMCTFIVILGFLFTNQIVKLFASGFEGDTLVLAVKFTKISLLGIYFTGVVYIFKGFLQIKGNYTIPALVGFPLNFIIILSIFISSKTNILVLSIGSVIAIASQLILVLPSAYKKGYKYEFILNIKDEHIKDMAYIALPVIIGVSVNQINILVDRTLASQIAIGGISALNYANRLNGFVQGIFVISIATVMYPMISKMAVENNMIGLKKTLSEAISSINLLVLPATVGAMIFAEPIVRLLFGRGAFDANAISMTSYALFFYSIGMVSFGLREVLSRAFYAMQDTKTPMINAAIAMVMNIILNIILSKFLGIGGLAFATSISAIFCTVLLFISLRKKIGSFGMKSIIISFIKILCASLVMGVIAKVSYNILLNSINANLSLIISIGIGAVIHFIIIYFMKIEEVDTMVSTLKKKLKKV
- a CDS encoding O-antigen polymerase yields the protein MNIIKIKNKNFNIFILLLIYKLILDFVYVKFVNKLYHYMGFVLDFNIYKYIISFLWFVSIFTVLPKDNTKPSSIFLQLHFIIMIMPMFTTYSFANESNIFLTLSCICFILECQILRIIPSIKLRKIKNSYIILYWVIAIISVFVYISMIKANGIPTLKALNLSRVYEVRSIVKYPFLMEYLVSWQAKIINPFLITISYINKNKKLLAISVVLQLLIYLITALKAFLFIPLAIIIVIKILERDYFLSKISLLAPIGVLLAFMTYKLFGHIMFPSLIIRRLLFVPSQLKFFYFDFFSKNELLHFSEGVIGKIIGTSSPYAIKTANMIGYMYFGNIENNANTGYLADAYANMGILGMFVFSILFSMILILINSFSKNIKKELVIGLSLFSILALNDSALLTTLLTGGLLLLLLLLYLYTNHENDRIKSLNNNGRK